From a region of the Phaseolus vulgaris cultivar G19833 chromosome 6, P. vulgaris v2.0, whole genome shotgun sequence genome:
- the LOC137832975 gene encoding uncharacterized protein: MPTTSNCMSQSQPQKERRRQELMEYLVHTEQSRHIIRMGPEAFIKFCERIRETRLVKDAYRSTVEEHVAKFLHIIGHNVKNRSMSFFFHWSGETVSRHFHNVLSAILRLEGEFLIQPNGTVVEPHILNNSRFFPYFKDCLGVIDGSHVRAKVARADAPRFRGRKDWPTQNIFAACDFDMKFTYVLAGWEGTASDSRILKDALVRGDPLVIPEGKYYLGDAGFMLKRNIITPYRGVRYHLKEYSRRGPQNAKEFFNHRHSSLRNVIERTFGVLKKRFPIIASWTEPHYDVDTMTKIVLACCIVHNFLRGIENDESLLEEVDNELLEQDVQPSTTHAREHDYRIECDIRTLANEMWQDYMDRGKNVASNSSGYYRELTKWTAEMDLILLNAMIDEVRKGCRIDSSWTTQGYTNIVMALNEAGLSGNQTTKLFKAEDEVWSELIKVKPSAAKWRCK, from the exons ATGCCTACTACAAGCAACTGTATGAGTCAGTCCCAACCACAAAAAGAGCGCCGCAGACAAGAATTGATGGAGTACTTGGTTCACACTGAACAATCTCGTCATATTATTCGCATGGGACCGGAAGCTTTCATTAAATTTTGTGAACGAATACGGGAAACTAGACTTGTTAAAGATGCATATCGATCAACCGTGGAAGAACATGTAGCGAAATTTCTCCACATTATTGGGCATAATGTGAAGAATCGAAGTATGTCATTCTTTTTCCATTGGTCTGGAGAAACAGTTTCTCGtcactttcataatgttttgaGTGCAATTTTAAGGTTGGAGGGGGAATTCTTAATTCAACCAAATGGAACGGTTGTAGAACCACACATCCTTAACAACAGTCGATTTTTCCCCTACTTTAAG GATTGTTTAGGGGTCATAGATGGGAGTCATGTACGTGCTAAGGTTGCACGTGCTGATGCGCCTCGTTTTCGAGGGAGAAAAGATTGGCCAACCCAAAACATATTTGCAGCCTGTGACTTTGACATGAAGTTCACATATGTCTTAGCCGGTTGGGAAGGAACTGCCTCCGATTCAAGGATATTGAAAGATGCTTTGGTACGAGGCGATCCTTTGGTTATTCCAGAAG GAAAATACTATCTTGGTGATGCAGGTTTTATGTTAAAACGAAATATAATAACACCTTATCGCGGGGTGAGATACCATTTGAAAGAATATTCGCGAAGAGGGCCACAAAATGCAAAAGAGTTTTTTAATCATCGACATTCATCACTTAGGAACGTAATTGAGAGAACCTTTGGGGTGcttaaaaaacgttttccaattaTAGCCAGTTGGACTGAGCCACATTATGATGTAGATACTAtgacaaaaattgttttagcttgttgTATTGTGCATAACTTTCTACGCGGGATCGAGAATGATGAGTCTCTGCTTGAAGAAGTAGATAATGAATTGTTAGAACAAGATGTCCAACCAAGCACCACCCATGCTCGTGAACATGATTACAGGATAGAGTGTGATATTAGGACACTAGCAAACGAAATGTGGCAAgattat atGGATCGCGGAAAAAATGTggcttcaaattcatcaggttATTATAGAGAGCTCACCAAGTGGACGGCGGAGATGGACCTAATTTTGCTCAATGCAATGATTGACGAGGTACGAAAAGGGTGTAGAATTGATAGTAGTTGGACCACTCAAGGATACACTAACATAGTTATGGCTTTAAATGAGGCTGGTTTATCGG GGAACCAGACCACCAAACTTTTTAAAGCCGAGGACGAAGTTTGGAGTGAGCTGATTAAG GTCAAACCATCTGCGGCAAAATGgcgttgtaagtaa